GGACTACAAGGCGGTCCCACCACTGATAAAGTCGGATTCTAGCAGGGTTTTATAGAGCGTCAAAACTAAGGGTTCGAAAAGTCAATACCTTTAGTTATAAAGGAAACAGTCAATACGTGGAGATGAAGCATGCCGCGTGCCCCGGGCGGCAAGTGGTCCAATTTGCAACAAATGTGTCGCGCACGCACACAAGCTAAAATGTACCCCTTGTGCCCGGCATGGCCGGCAACGTTCGTATAGTGTGATGAAATACAAAGACCTGCGTGACTTTGCGAGCCGCCTCGAAGCATTGGGAGAACTGCGAAGGGTTCGCGCCGCTGTCTCGCCAGTGCTTGAAATGACCGAGCTATGCGACCGCGTGCTCAATGCGGGCGGCCCCGCGCTGCTGTTCGAGAATCCGGCCGGGCACACGATGCCTGTGCTTGGCAACCTGTTTGGTACGACACGTCGCGTCGCGCTCAGCATGGGCGTCGATGCCGAGGCTGACGACGCGGCCTTAACGTCGCTGCGCGATATCGGTCACCTATTGTCGTCGCTGAAGGAGCCGGAGCCGCCGAAGGGCCTGAAGGATGCGACACGGCTACTTTCGCTGGCCAAGGCCGTCTGGGACATGGCACCCCGCACGGTCAGCGCACCGCCTTGCCAGGAGATCGTGATTGAAGGTGGCGATGTCGACCTGGCGCGGCTGCCAATCCAAACCTGCTGGCCGCACGACGCAGCGCCGCTGATTACCTGGGGCCTCACCGTCACGCGGGGGCCGAACAAGCCGCGTCAGAATCTGGGCATCTATCGGCAACAAGTGATCGGGCGCAACAAGCTGATCATGCGCTGGCTCGCCCATCGCGGCGGCGCGCTGGATTTTCGCGAATTTGCGCTAGCCCATCCTGGCCAGCCCTATCCAGTCGCCGTCGCGCTCGGCGCCGATCCGGCGACGATTCTCGGTGCCGTCACGCCGGTACCCGACACATTGTCCGAATATCAGTTCGCCGGCTTGCTGCGCAGCGGCAAAACCGAGCTGGCCCACTGCTTGACGCCCGGACTGGCGCATCTGCAAGTGCCAGCCCGCGCGGAAATCATCCTGGAGGGGTTCATCCATCCCGATGCAGGCGCAGCGCAAGACGTTCCGGCACAGCCGGGACCCGTGTCGCCGCGCGCTCGCGTGGCCGGACCGGCCGGCCGCTACGAACATGCACTGGAGGGCCCCTATGGCGACCACACCGGCTATTACAACGAGCAGGAGTGGTTTCCGGTGTTCACCGTCGAGCGCATCACGATGCGGCGCGGCGCGATCTACCATTCGACGTACACGGGCAAGCCGCCGGACGAACCGGCCGTGCTCGGCGTCGCGCTGAACGAGGTATTCGTGCCGCTGCTGCAAAAGCAGTTTCCGGAGATCACCGACTTCTATCTGCCGCCGGAAGGATGCAGTTACCGGATGGCCATCGTGCAGATGAAGAAAAGCTATGCCGGCCACGCCAAACGCGTGATGTTCGGTGTCTGGAGCTTCTTGCGGCAATTCATGTATACGAAGTTCATTGTCGTGGTGGACGACGACGTGAATGTGCGCGACTGGAAAGAGGTGATTTGGGCCCTGACGACGCGTGTGGATCCGAGCCGCGACACGGTGCTGGTCGACAACACACCAATCGACTATCTCGACTTTGCGTCGCCGGTGGCCGGACTCGGCTCCAAAATGGGCATCGATGCGACGAACAAGTGGCCCGGCGAGACTTCCCGCGAATGGGGCCGGCCGATTGTGATGGACGCAGCGGTCAAGCGGCGTGTCGATGCGCTATGGACAGAGATCGGCCTGGGGTAAGGATGGCGCCAACGGGCATGCACGCGGCAACCTGACATCATCACGACGGCGCAGGCCTGCCGCCCGCTACCAGCGCCGATAGTAACCGCCGGGCCAATGAGGATGGGGATACCACGGCCGGTAATAGCCGCCATAGCCGCCCACCACAACCGCGGGCGGCGGCGCATAAGCTACTGGAGGCGGAGGTGCGTAGACGACCGGGGGTGGAGGTGCGTAGACCACCGGAGGCGGGAGCGGCGCATAGACGATCGGCGGCGGCGTATAGATTGGAGTAGCGTACACCGGAGCGGGAATTCCGATCCCCACGCCGATTGACACATGTGCTTGCGCGGCGCCCGCCCCCGCCCACAGCGTAGCGACACTGACTAGGATCGGGATGATCTTTTTCACTACACTCTCCTGAACACAATGCCGTCTATTACGGCACCACCATTGCAATGTACCGAAAATTCGCGCGCACGGTCGGGCTCAATTGTTGCAAAATGCAATAAGGACGCAGGCGAGACAGGCAGTCAGTGGGGGTTACCGGCAGCCTCGCCATCATCGAATTCCGAGCGCGCGGCGGCTGACACGTGGAGCGAGCAGCACCTGGTCAACTCGCCATGCTCGCCACGCCACATTGGCTGACTAGGATGTCGCAAGTCGCTAAAGTTTATTTACAAAGTTACTGGATCACCCGGGCGCCCGTCGCCTACGGGCATTTTTCGTCGAGCTCAACTGGGGACATTACATGCGCGTGACGCCCTAGGCCGTCCGACCAGCACGCGCTGTGACAAATCGTTTCGGGCCATCGTGTTGGGCACGCTGGTTGGCGGCTCGCTGCTCGCTCGACAGCTCAAGGAGCCGCGCTTGACGCGCGCAGTGATCAACGTGAAGGGGCGTGCCCATTACAAGAGCAACCTATCCCAAGCGAACATCCAACCGTTGGCCCGCCAGCCGTTGATCTGCCAGCCGTTGATCCACCAGCCGAGGCTCGCCGCTTACCCGACGCCCGCCCGCTACTGGGTAGCCACACCATCAGCCCACTTTTACATAAGCGAACTCGCGACTTACGTTCGGCGGCACATACAGGCCACCGATCCGCACGCGCGGCGTCAAGCGCATCCTTTGCTCCCACCACAAGCGGCGCTGGGTCGTATTGAGGAATCGTAGGTGTTTCCGATACGAAAAGAGGCTCATGGCGCAAATCTCCTGGTTAGGTATTCAAACGCCTTGCATTGCCATATTCAACGCGCAAGCGGCAACCAAGGGCGCACCCAGTGCGTCGCTATAACGCTTGACGCGAAGCAATACATAACTGGTCTATCATGGACACCATTCTTGTTACATAAGCATGAACCATGCCTTTTCCGCCTCATCCGACTATTGGCTTCATCGGCGCCGGACGGCTCGCCCAAACCCTTGCAGCGGCATGGCATCGACGCGGTTACCGGATTGCCGCGGTCATGAGCCGCTCAAAAGAATCGTCCAAGCAACTTGCCGAGCGAGCAGGACGGTGCCCAATCGTCTCAGATCTGAGACACGTTATCGAGGCCGCTGAGCTGGTCTTCGTGACGGTGCCGGATGATGCGATCGGCGCGGTGGCCACTCAACTGTGCTATTCCCCCGCGCGGGCCAGTTCATGTGCGCTCGTGCACTGCAGCGGCGCATCCAGCGTCGAGTTGCTCGAGCCGGCCCGAGCCCAAGGCGTCTTGACGGGCGGCTTCCATCCGCTGTATCTGTTCACCGGACACGCGGCTGACGTGGACCGGCTGGCGGGCTGCTCCATCACGATCGAAGCTCCGGCGCCGCTGGACGCCACGCTGCGCGCGCTTGCCAGCGCCCTGGACTGCGTGCCGCTGTCGATCCCGTCTGGTACGCGAATGCTCTATCATGGCGCGGCGAGCTACGCGGCAAGCTTCGCGGTGGCGTCGCTGTACGAAAACGTCACACTCTGGAAACATATCGGATTGGATGAAGATGTCGCACTGGCCGCATTGCTGCCCATGCTCGAGCGCACCCTGCAATCGGTGCGTGACAACGGCCTGTCCGGCGCGATCGCTGGACCAGTGTCGCGCGGCGACGTTTCAGTGATCGGCAGCCAGCTCGACACCTTGGCCGCGTTGGGCGAAGATCACATGGCGCTCTATGCGATGCTCACGCGCAGAGTGGCCGCGCTGGCGCGCCGACGCTCGCCGGCGCCGCCCGGGCTTGACG
This sequence is a window from Mycetohabitans rhizoxinica HKI 454. Protein-coding genes within it:
- a CDS encoding UbiD family decarboxylase; this translates as MKYKDLRDFASRLEALGELRRVRAAVSPVLEMTELCDRVLNAGGPALLFENPAGHTMPVLGNLFGTTRRVALSMGVDAEADDAALTSLRDIGHLLSSLKEPEPPKGLKDATRLLSLAKAVWDMAPRTVSAPPCQEIVIEGGDVDLARLPIQTCWPHDAAPLITWGLTVTRGPNKPRQNLGIYRQQVIGRNKLIMRWLAHRGGALDFREFALAHPGQPYPVAVALGADPATILGAVTPVPDTLSEYQFAGLLRSGKTELAHCLTPGLAHLQVPARAEIILEGFIHPDAGAAQDVPAQPGPVSPRARVAGPAGRYEHALEGPYGDHTGYYNEQEWFPVFTVERITMRRGAIYHSTYTGKPPDEPAVLGVALNEVFVPLLQKQFPEITDFYLPPEGCSYRMAIVQMKKSYAGHAKRVMFGVWSFLRQFMYTKFIVVVDDDVNVRDWKEVIWALTTRVDPSRDTVLVDNTPIDYLDFASPVAGLGSKMGIDATNKWPGETSREWGRPIVMDAAVKRRVDALWTEIGLG
- a CDS encoding Rossmann-like and DUF2520 domain-containing protein, with the translated sequence MPFPPHPTIGFIGAGRLAQTLAAAWHRRGYRIAAVMSRSKESSKQLAERAGRCPIVSDLRHVIEAAELVFVTVPDDAIGAVATQLCYSPARASSCALVHCSGASSVELLEPARAQGVLTGGFHPLYLFTGHAADVDRLAGCSITIEAPAPLDATLRALASALDCVPLSIPSGTRMLYHGAASYAASFAVASLYENVTLWKHIGLDEDVALAALLPMLERTLQSVRDNGLSGAIAGPVSRGDVSVIGSQLDTLAALGEDHMALYAMLTRRVAALARRRSPAPPGLDAIEATVATALQRGTDAPAPHDGTAQRSGRVPPRP